One Sulfurirhabdus autotrophica DNA window includes the following coding sequences:
- the tssH gene encoding type VI secretion system ATPase TssH, with amino-acid sequence MSINLKTLFSKLNETTRLAAQRAANICVDRGQYEVDIEHLFLALLEQPKSDFVMIAHKCGISLVSLEADLLSEIGRFKTGNSRTPVFSPHLPKLFEHAWLIASLDTQANPEGNIRSSHLLLALLTEPDLVQLAYRGSKLFVKIKLDELKHNLDKLTAGSQEGRMQRQGAAQSEAENGAEDELTGKSVISKTPALDQFTTNLTQHAREGKVDPVIGRDMEIRQAIDILMRRRQNNPILTGEAGVGKTAVVEGLALRIAQKDVPEVLQGVEVHTLDMGLLQAGASVKGEFENRLKNVIDEVKKSPHAIILFIDEAHTMIGAGGQAGQNDAANLLKPALARGELRTIAATTWSEYKKYFEKDAALARRFQVVKIEEPSEELACAMLRGMAPLMEKHFNVRVFDEAITEAVRLSHRYISGRQLPDKAISVLDTACAKVALGQNATPALIENITKLLERTGAEMASLEREKTAGGHHVTRLKELQALREISTNELNGHLARWEMEKALTEKIMAARAALEALAGKNSVINEAVKIENTKKKSVKAAKPSQELENLLEELGTLQGELPMVPVQVDGHIVAEIVASWTGIPLGKMVKDEIKTVLNLNDLLQERVLGQSHAIEAVAQRVRTSRANLDDPNKPKGVFLFVGSSGIGKTETALALADVLYGGERKLITINMSEYQEAHSVSGLKGSPPGYVGYGEGGVLTEAVRRNPYSVVLLDEVEKAHPDVLELFFQVFDKGVLDDAEGREIDFKNAIIILTSNVASSQMMQACLNKDASELPAPEELEALIRPQLMKAFKPAFLGRLKVIPFYPIADDVLANIIELKLGKIKKRIATNHKADFAFDDALVDAVLSRCTEVDSGARNVDNILNGTLLPEIAETVLAKMAEGASISKIKVTANKQGQFKYAIK; translated from the coding sequence ATGAGTATTAATCTTAAAACATTGTTCAGTAAGCTGAATGAAACTACACGGCTGGCAGCACAACGTGCTGCAAATATTTGTGTAGACCGTGGGCAATATGAAGTTGATATAGAACATCTTTTTCTGGCTTTGCTTGAGCAGCCCAAGAGTGACTTTGTGATGATTGCGCATAAGTGCGGGATCAGTCTGGTTAGCCTGGAAGCGGATTTACTGTCTGAAATCGGACGTTTTAAAACTGGCAATTCGCGTACACCGGTTTTTTCACCCCATCTACCTAAATTGTTCGAGCATGCCTGGTTGATTGCATCGCTGGATACACAAGCTAATCCTGAAGGAAATATTCGAAGCAGCCACCTATTGTTGGCGCTGTTAACTGAGCCAGATTTGGTGCAGCTTGCATATCGTGGTTCAAAGTTGTTTGTCAAAATCAAGCTTGATGAGCTTAAACATAATCTGGATAAATTAACCGCAGGCTCGCAGGAAGGAAGAATGCAGCGTCAGGGAGCAGCGCAAAGTGAGGCTGAGAATGGTGCGGAAGATGAATTGACTGGTAAAAGCGTGATTTCCAAAACGCCAGCTTTGGATCAGTTCACTACCAATCTTACGCAACATGCGCGTGAAGGTAAGGTTGATCCCGTCATTGGACGTGATATGGAAATCAGGCAGGCAATTGATATTCTGATGCGACGCCGGCAAAACAATCCTATTCTGACTGGTGAAGCGGGCGTAGGTAAAACGGCAGTGGTTGAAGGTTTGGCGTTAAGGATTGCGCAAAAAGATGTACCCGAAGTTTTACAAGGTGTGGAAGTGCATACGCTGGACATGGGGTTGCTGCAAGCTGGTGCCAGTGTGAAAGGGGAATTTGAGAATCGTCTTAAAAATGTGATTGATGAGGTAAAGAAAAGTCCTCATGCAATAATTTTGTTTATAGACGAAGCCCATACCATGATCGGCGCAGGCGGTCAGGCTGGCCAGAATGATGCGGCGAATTTACTCAAACCGGCATTAGCGCGCGGTGAATTACGCACGATAGCTGCCACGACCTGGAGTGAATACAAAAAGTACTTTGAAAAAGATGCTGCACTGGCGCGTCGTTTTCAGGTGGTTAAAATTGAAGAACCCAGTGAAGAGCTTGCCTGCGCCATGTTGCGTGGTATGGCACCCTTGATGGAAAAACACTTTAATGTCAGAGTGTTTGACGAAGCAATCACTGAAGCTGTGCGTTTGTCGCATCGCTACATTAGTGGACGTCAGCTTCCGGATAAAGCAATTAGTGTATTGGATACAGCTTGTGCCAAAGTCGCTTTGGGTCAGAATGCTACGCCTGCACTTATCGAAAATATTACCAAGCTTCTGGAACGAACGGGCGCTGAAATGGCATCCCTTGAGCGTGAGAAAACTGCAGGTGGGCACCATGTGACAAGGCTGAAAGAGTTGCAGGCGTTGCGTGAGATATCGACCAATGAGCTCAATGGACATTTAGCGCGCTGGGAGATGGAAAAGGCGCTCACTGAAAAAATTATGGCAGCACGTGCTGCTTTGGAAGCATTGGCAGGCAAGAATAGCGTGATAAATGAAGCAGTCAAGATTGAAAATACAAAAAAGAAGTCGGTAAAAGCGGCTAAACCCAGCCAGGAACTAGAAAATTTGCTTGAAGAGTTGGGAACACTTCAAGGTGAGTTGCCTATGGTTCCTGTGCAGGTGGATGGCCATATTGTTGCGGAGATTGTAGCCAGTTGGACAGGTATTCCTTTAGGTAAGATGGTTAAGGATGAAATCAAGACTGTATTGAATCTGAATGATTTGTTGCAGGAAAGAGTGCTTGGACAATCTCATGCCATTGAAGCTGTGGCGCAGCGTGTTCGTACTTCACGCGCCAATCTTGATGATCCTAATAAGCCTAAGGGCGTATTTTTGTTTGTTGGCTCTTCAGGTATTGGCAAGACAGAAACGGCTTTGGCGTTGGCTGACGTGCTGTATGGTGGCGAGCGCAAGCTGATCACGATTAACATGAGCGAATATCAGGAAGCGCACAGTGTTTCAGGGCTGAAAGGTTCTCCTCCCGGATATGTTGGCTATGGAGAGGGCGGTGTTTTAACGGAAGCCGTGCGCCGTAATCCTTACAGCGTAGTGTTATTGGATGAAGTGGAAAAGGCTCACCCTGATGTACTGGAGTTGTTTTTTCAGGTATTTGATAAGGGGGTGCTGGATGATGCTGAAGGGCGTGAGATCGATTTCAAAAACGCGATCATTATTTTGACCAGTAATGTAGCTTCCAGCCAGATGATGCAGGCCTGTCTGAATAAAGATGCCAGTGAACTTCCGGCTCCAGAAGAGCTGGAAGCATTGATCAGGCCACAATTAATGAAAGCCTTTAAACCGGCTTTTCTTGGTCGATTGAAAGTGATCCCTTTTTACCCGATTGCGGATGACGTACTTGCGAATATTATTGAGCTTAAACTCGGTAAAATTAAAAAGCGAATCGCAACGAATCATAAGGCGGATTTTGCATTTGATGATGCACTGGTTGACGCGGTGCTTTCGCGTTGCACCGAAGTGGATTCAGGGGCCAGAAATGTCGATAATATTCTGAACGGTACTTTATTGCCGGAGATTGCAGAGACCGTTTTGGCCAAAATGGCTGAGGGTGCCAGCATTTCAAAAATCAAGGTGACCGCAAATAAGCAGGGGCAGTTTAAGTATGCGATCAAATAA
- the tssG gene encoding type VI secretion system baseplate subunit TssG codes for MLATKRRFEPSVIQRLLDEPYRFQFFQAVRMLELWLKRNGVSHESAVAEYLRFKNSVSLNFPPSEIESLAAEAKELLETDQALLEALQSDELKHIHLTPAFMGFLGGNGTLPSHYTERIAGHLLYEKDESPKAFLDTFSNRSVALFYEAWRKYRLEFKYELDGKDRFLPLLLSLAGLGHSSLQERMNENGQGVLDETIGFYSAALQSRPPSAAYIQRVLGEYFAVPVVIKQFIGCWYAVPHEQQTMLGGNNAILGSAAMVGARVWQRDLRLRMTIGPLCKNDFISFLPGGKAAISLEKMLTMFTSLCLEYEVQLILRAEDVHGASLASDRIGGQLGWDTFLATKTELEDRADVRYEIHAL; via the coding sequence ATGCTTGCCACGAAGCGGAGATTTGAGCCTAGTGTAATCCAGCGTTTGCTGGATGAACCTTATCGCTTCCAGTTTTTTCAGGCGGTCAGGATGCTTGAATTGTGGCTCAAGCGAAATGGCGTATCTCACGAAAGTGCAGTAGCCGAATATTTGCGTTTCAAAAATTCAGTTTCTTTGAATTTTCCACCTAGCGAAATTGAGTCGTTGGCTGCTGAGGCGAAAGAGTTGCTTGAAACTGATCAGGCATTGTTGGAAGCACTTCAAAGTGACGAATTGAAACATATCCATCTTACTCCCGCGTTTATGGGGTTTTTAGGTGGTAATGGTACGCTTCCCAGTCATTATACGGAACGTATAGCAGGGCACCTGTTATACGAAAAAGACGAAAGCCCCAAAGCATTTCTGGATACATTTTCAAATCGTTCAGTTGCCCTGTTTTATGAAGCATGGCGTAAATATCGGCTTGAATTCAAGTATGAATTAGATGGGAAGGATCGGTTTTTACCGTTGCTGCTATCACTGGCTGGACTGGGTCATTCTTCCTTGCAGGAAAGAATGAATGAAAATGGGCAAGGCGTTTTAGACGAAACGATCGGGTTTTATAGCGCAGCCTTGCAGAGTCGTCCTCCTTCCGCCGCTTACATTCAACGCGTTCTTGGGGAGTATTTTGCTGTGCCTGTTGTGATTAAACAGTTTATTGGTTGCTGGTATGCAGTGCCTCATGAGCAGCAAACAATGCTGGGTGGGAACAATGCCATCCTTGGTTCTGCTGCAATGGTTGGCGCGCGCGTGTGGCAAAGAGATTTACGTTTGCGTATGACTATCGGCCCACTATGCAAGAATGATTTTATTTCGTTTTTACCTGGTGGAAAAGCTGCTATTTCTCTGGAAAAGATGCTGACGATGTTCACCAGTTTGTGTCTGGAGTATGAGGTGCAACTTATTCTGCGTGCAGAAGATGTACATGGTGCAAGTTTGGCTTCAGATCGCATAGGCGGGCAGTTAGGGTGGGATACGTTTTTAGCGACAAAAACGGAGTTGGAAGATCGTGCTGATGTTCGGTACGAAATTCATGCGCTTTAA
- the tssF gene encoding type VI secretion system baseplate subunit TssF, translating to MDELLPYYERELGFLRRYSREFSERYPKIAGGLLMVGEVCEDPHIERMIQSFALLNARTSKRLDDDYPEFTEALLDVLYPHYLRPFPSCSIARMDYSAAASQLTVATQIQRGTELTTRPVKGVACKFKTAYDVTVAPLRLSHAKFDPIIEPPESVVLPQNATSKISLSIVTTTEQVGLAQLGMKSLRVFIDGEPSFCAALRDTLFMRTVKAYVEIPQSRKWIALNKAPISAVGFDEDESLIPFSARSHPAYRLLTEYFAFPEKFNFFAIDLESISNILPEGCKEFVLHLVLSGLRADSNTARMLGTLSANNVLLGCTPVINLFKQRGDPIRLTHTSAHYPVVADSRRAFAYEVHSIDSVKLVRQTPQGESVTEFRPFYSLRHGESRERKGHYWVMRRDELVAEKSPGYETEISIVDIDFDPAAVETDTLSLELTCCNRDLPASLTYGLPGGDLFLEGGSIVRAISFLRKPSEPYRFERGPGAHWRLISHLSLNHLSLAKGGLEAFLEILRLYDLPRSAISQRQIGGVVGIEHKSATTWLPGNPFACMVRGIEVRMTIDEESFVGSGVHAFAQIVERFLGLYVNANSFTQLVIASKRTGEELLRCLPRSGDLSLV from the coding sequence TTGGACGAATTGCTTCCTTATTATGAACGTGAACTTGGATTTTTAAGACGGTATTCAAGAGAGTTTTCCGAGCGCTACCCAAAAATAGCTGGTGGTTTGCTTATGGTGGGTGAGGTTTGTGAAGACCCCCATATCGAGCGAATGATTCAATCTTTTGCTTTACTCAATGCGCGTACGTCCAAGCGACTAGACGATGATTACCCAGAGTTCACTGAAGCACTGCTTGACGTGCTTTATCCGCACTATCTTAGACCATTTCCATCCTGTTCCATTGCGCGCATGGATTATAGCGCTGCCGCTTCTCAACTGACTGTGGCAACGCAAATTCAACGTGGTACGGAACTGACTACTCGTCCTGTTAAAGGTGTAGCTTGTAAATTTAAAACGGCATATGACGTAACTGTCGCTCCATTGCGCTTGTCCCACGCTAAATTTGATCCGATTATCGAACCGCCTGAGTCGGTTGTGCTGCCACAGAATGCAACTTCCAAGATCAGTCTCTCGATTGTAACAACGACTGAGCAAGTAGGGTTGGCGCAACTTGGTATGAAGTCATTGCGCGTTTTTATTGATGGCGAACCTTCATTTTGTGCTGCTTTAAGAGATACGCTTTTTATGCGAACGGTCAAAGCGTATGTTGAGATTCCGCAGTCCCGGAAATGGATAGCGCTGAACAAAGCCCCGATTAGTGCTGTTGGGTTCGATGAGGATGAATCACTGATTCCTTTTTCTGCCCGGTCACATCCAGCTTACCGTTTGCTGACCGAGTATTTTGCTTTTCCTGAAAAATTTAATTTCTTTGCTATTGATCTGGAGTCGATTTCTAATATTTTACCTGAGGGTTGCAAGGAGTTTGTGTTGCATCTGGTGTTGAGTGGACTTCGTGCTGATTCGAATACCGCACGGATGCTAGGGACTTTGTCTGCCAATAACGTATTGCTAGGCTGTACGCCAGTAATTAATCTGTTCAAACAACGAGGTGATCCCATTCGCTTGACGCACACTTCTGCGCATTACCCTGTCGTTGCAGATTCACGTCGTGCTTTTGCCTATGAGGTGCATAGTATTGATTCGGTGAAATTGGTTCGCCAAACACCACAAGGCGAATCAGTTACTGAGTTTCGTCCATTTTATTCTTTGCGGCATGGCGAATCGCGTGAAAGAAAAGGACATTATTGGGTTATGCGGCGTGATGAACTCGTTGCAGAAAAAAGTCCCGGATATGAAACTGAAATTTCAATAGTGGATATTGATTTTGATCCTGCTGCTGTTGAAACTGACACCCTTAGCCTTGAATTGACTTGTTGTAACCGTGATTTACCAGCTTCTCTGACTTATGGACTCCCAGGCGGCGATTTGTTTCTGGAAGGTGGCTCAATTGTGCGTGCGATCAGCTTTTTGCGTAAACCCTCTGAACCATATCGCTTTGAACGTGGCCCCGGTGCACATTGGCGATTGATTTCTCATCTCTCCTTGAACCATTTGTCTCTTGCTAAAGGCGGGTTGGAGGCATTTCTGGAAATTTTGCGCTTATATGATTTACCCCGTTCTGCGATTTCACAGCGGCAGATTGGTGGAGTAGTGGGTATAGAACATAAGTCGGCAACAACCTGGTTGCCGGGTAATCCATTCGCCTGCATGGTCCGTGGTATTGAAGTGCGCATGACGATAGATGAGGAAAGTTTTGTGGGTAGTGGCGTCCATGCTTTCGCGCAAATTGTGGAGCGGTTTTTGGGCTTGTATGTGAACGCCAACAGTTTTACCCAATTGGTGATTGCGTCAAAACGTACAGGGGAGGAGTTGTTACGATGCTTGCCACGAAGCGGAGATTTGAGCCTAGTGTAA
- the tssE gene encoding type VI secretion system baseplate subunit TssE, with translation MKGFAPGLFDRLMGGNGYSSTFSTVSRLSMEDLKDTVARDLEALLNTRTVIHEDLLKPYPECSKSIVSYGLNDFAGLSLASTDDRAYICRCLEKAISQHEPRLRNVNASLELQEGSINRLNFAISAMLVVHPAKEPVSFDAVLQPSTLQYSISKTRRTARKGE, from the coding sequence ATGAAGGGTTTTGCTCCGGGTCTGTTTGATAGGTTAATGGGTGGTAATGGTTACTCATCAACATTCAGTACTGTTTCACGGTTGTCTATGGAAGACCTTAAAGATACCGTTGCACGTGATCTGGAAGCCTTGTTGAATACACGTACTGTGATACACGAAGATCTCTTGAAGCCGTATCCTGAATGCAGCAAATCAATTGTTTCCTATGGATTAAATGACTTTGCAGGGTTGAGCCTTGCAAGCACAGATGACAGAGCTTATATCTGTCGTTGTCTGGAAAAAGCGATATCACAGCACGAGCCTCGCTTGCGGAATGTCAATGCCTCTCTTGAATTACAGGAAGGCTCAATAAATCGGCTGAATTTTGCCATTTCTGCGATGCTGGTTGTTCATCCTGCAAAAGAACCTGTGAGTTTTGATGCGGTTCTTCAACCATCCACTCTGCAGTATTCTATTAGTAAAACGCGCCGTACTGCACGTAAGGGAGAGTGA
- a CDS encoding Hcp family type VI secretion system effector, with amino-acid sequence MAIDVYLQIEGIKGESTDSSHKDWIECKSVAWEVLQPKSATSSTGGGHTAERCEHKEIVINKLADLATPLLLQNCSSGKTIPKAKIEFLRADGKGDRIKYFEIELVNVLISDVAPSIAEGEILRESLSLKYSQVKWKYTQQKIGGGSGGNTSGGWDLSTNKTV; translated from the coding sequence ATGGCAATAGATGTATATCTGCAAATTGAAGGCATTAAAGGCGAATCCACCGATAGTTCTCATAAAGACTGGATTGAGTGCAAGTCTGTTGCTTGGGAAGTGCTTCAGCCAAAATCAGCTACTTCATCAACTGGTGGTGGCCATACAGCAGAACGTTGTGAGCATAAAGAAATCGTGATCAACAAGTTGGCTGATTTGGCGACACCTTTGCTGTTGCAGAACTGCTCATCCGGTAAAACCATTCCTAAAGCCAAGATCGAGTTTCTTCGTGCTGATGGAAAAGGTGACCGTATCAAGTACTTTGAAATTGAATTGGTCAATGTGCTGATTTCTGATGTTGCGCCAAGCATTGCAGAAGGCGAAATTCTGCGTGAAAGCCTGAGCTTGAAGTACTCTCAGGTTAAATGGAAATATACTCAACAGAAGATTGGTGGTGGTTCTGGTGGTAATACTTCTGGTGGTTGGGATCTGAGTACTAATAAGACTGTTTAA
- the tssC gene encoding type VI secretion system contractile sheath large subunit, protein MTAQLNSTSSATSVTQDASLLDQIIEQSKVAKSTVEHERAKDIISELVNQVMAGTVVVSENLSATIDARLAELDRLISDQVSAVMHAPEFQKLEGSWTGLHYLMKNTSTSPNLKIKVLNATKKELVKDFQSALDFDQSAMFKKIYEEEFGTFGGAPFGALIGDFEITRQPEDMYFIEQMSHIAAASHAPFISAASPELFGLETYSELGKPRDLSKIFDTVEYAKWKSFRESEDSRYVGLTLPRFLGRLPFNPKDGTTVEGFNFVEDVDGSDHSKYLWCNAAYAFGTKLTKAFEDFGWCAAIRGVEGGGLVEDLPTHTFKTDEGEVALKCPTEIAITDRREKELSDLGFISLVHCKNTDYAAFFGAQSAQKSKKYNTDSANANAVLSAQLQYIFAVSRIAHYMKAMMRDKIGSFAAASNVEDFLNRWLSQYVLLDDNASQEAKAQFPLREASVQVSEVPGRPGVYRAVSFLRPHFQLDELSVSLRLVAELPQSTKS, encoded by the coding sequence ATGACCGCACAGCTTAATTCAACTTCTTCTGCGACATCTGTAACTCAAGATGCCTCATTACTTGATCAAATTATTGAACAAAGCAAAGTAGCTAAATCTACAGTTGAACATGAGCGTGCAAAAGACATTATTTCTGAGCTGGTAAATCAGGTAATGGCTGGCACGGTTGTTGTTTCTGAAAACCTTTCAGCAACAATTGATGCTCGTTTAGCCGAGCTGGATCGTTTGATTTCTGATCAAGTCAGTGCAGTTATGCATGCCCCAGAATTTCAGAAACTAGAAGGTAGTTGGACTGGTTTGCATTATTTGATGAAAAACACATCAACAAGCCCAAACCTAAAAATCAAGGTTTTGAACGCAACAAAAAAAGAATTGGTTAAGGACTTCCAGTCAGCACTGGACTTTGATCAGAGCGCGATGTTCAAAAAAATCTATGAAGAAGAATTTGGTACTTTCGGTGGCGCACCATTCGGTGCATTGATTGGCGATTTCGAGATTACTCGCCAACCAGAGGATATGTATTTTATTGAGCAAATGTCTCATATTGCAGCTGCCTCACATGCGCCATTTATTTCTGCCGCTTCTCCTGAGTTGTTTGGCCTTGAAACATATAGTGAATTGGGTAAGCCAAGAGATTTATCTAAAATATTTGATACTGTCGAATACGCAAAATGGAAATCCTTTCGTGAATCCGAAGACTCCCGTTATGTAGGATTAACTTTACCGCGCTTTTTGGGCCGTTTGCCATTCAATCCAAAGGATGGTACTACCGTTGAAGGTTTCAATTTTGTAGAAGATGTGGATGGTAGTGACCATAGTAAATATTTGTGGTGTAACGCAGCCTATGCATTTGGTACCAAGTTGACCAAGGCTTTTGAAGATTTTGGCTGGTGTGCGGCAATTCGTGGTGTGGAAGGTGGCGGTTTGGTAGAGGATCTGCCGACTCATACCTTTAAGACAGACGAAGGTGAGGTAGCGCTTAAATGTCCAACTGAAATAGCTATCACTGACCGTCGTGAAAAAGAATTAAGCGACCTGGGTTTTATCTCATTGGTGCATTGCAAAAATACTGATTACGCGGCATTTTTTGGTGCGCAATCTGCTCAGAAGTCAAAAAAATACAATACTGATTCTGCAAATGCGAATGCTGTGTTATCTGCCCAGCTTCAATATATATTTGCTGTTTCACGCATTGCTCATTATATGAAAGCGATGATGCGCGACAAGATCGGCAGTTTTGCGGCTGCTTCCAATGTTGAGGATTTTCTTAACAGGTGGCTTTCGCAATATGTGCTGTTGGATGATAACGCCAGCCAGGAAGCTAAAGCACAGTTTCCATTACGTGAAGCCTCTGTTCAAGTTTCTGAAGTTCCGGGGCGGCCAGGTGTTTATAGAGCCGTATCGTTTTTACGTCCGCATTTTCAGTTGGATGAACTTTCTGTATCACTCCGTCTGGTCGCGGAGCTTCCACAATCGACCAAATCTTAA
- the tssB gene encoding type VI secretion system contractile sheath small subunit, whose product MAKKESIQKRLQKIRPPRVQMTYDVEIGDAIESKELPFVMGVVGDFSGNSDVAQARLKDRKFINIDNDNFDEVLKAVEPKAVFRVPNHLSDKGGEFAVELKFKSMEDFRPESVVQQVEPLQKLLEARTKLADLRNKLAGNEKLEDILNSVLTNTEKLANLSKQTANQGEDDDRTA is encoded by the coding sequence ATGGCAAAAAAAGAAAGTATTCAAAAGCGTTTACAAAAAATTCGCCCTCCCCGGGTGCAGATGACCTATGACGTTGAAATTGGTGATGCAATCGAAAGTAAAGAACTTCCCTTTGTAATGGGGGTTGTTGGTGATTTCAGCGGCAATTCTGATGTGGCTCAAGCGCGTTTGAAAGATAGGAAGTTCATTAATATTGATAATGACAATTTTGATGAAGTATTGAAGGCAGTTGAACCGAAAGCGGTATTTCGCGTGCCTAATCATTTAAGTGATAAAGGTGGCGAATTTGCAGTTGAACTGAAATTCAAGTCTATGGAAGATTTTCGCCCTGAGTCAGTTGTACAGCAAGTTGAGCCATTACAAAAACTGCTTGAAGCTCGCACAAAATTAGCTGATTTGCGTAACAAGTTGGCAGGAAACGAAAAGCTGGAAGATATATTGAATAGTGTGCTTACAAATACAGAGAAGCTCGCAAACCTGAGTAAACAAACTGCAAATCAAGGAGAAGATGATGACCGCACAGCTTAA
- a CDS encoding tetratricopeptide repeat protein, with translation MAFLSLLLSGCAVQPNKTAQENATSLKTAISEANEAYQAGQADKALVMFKTTANSFPADKTPWVRIAQIKFDSGNYGDAIVNALEALQRDPNDKIANSIVAVSSLRLSTKSLSVLRSQNDLTGSLKTEAQDLAKVLRESLGETVLVPSQEKPVMKTVAKVRSASHSTRRASKSAPVSKPEANDTKEDSRSSNPFGALK, from the coding sequence ATGGCGTTTTTATCTTTGTTGCTGAGTGGCTGCGCTGTTCAGCCTAATAAAACGGCGCAAGAAAATGCGACGTCACTGAAAACTGCAATATCAGAGGCAAATGAAGCTTACCAGGCAGGTCAGGCAGATAAAGCTCTGGTTATGTTTAAAACAACCGCAAATTCTTTTCCAGCGGATAAAACGCCTTGGGTACGTATCGCACAAATAAAATTTGATTCGGGTAATTATGGGGATGCCATTGTTAATGCGCTAGAGGCATTGCAACGTGATCCAAATGACAAAATTGCTAACAGTATTGTGGCAGTGAGCAGCTTGAGGCTTTCTACAAAAAGTTTATCGGTATTGCGTAGCCAGAATGATTTGACTGGTTCTCTTAAAACAGAAGCACAGGACTTGGCAAAAGTGCTGCGTGAAAGTCTTGGAGAAACCGTATTGGTCCCATCACAAGAAAAGCCAGTCATGAAGACAGTTGCTAAAGTTCGTAGTGCTTCACACTCTACTCGGAGAGCATCAAAATCAGCACCAGTAAGTAAGCCTGAAGCAAATGATACAAAAGAGGATTCCAGAAGTTCAAATCCTTTTGGTGCATTGAAATAG
- the tssJ gene encoding type VI secretion system lipoprotein TssJ: MFIKISSTTYLNQIKLDLIYVEIIKSSKIILCHICLTWLFAFFGKHYNPFMSNEKCSLLIRGLLLIFTLSTGGCAAVGAASAVGQVANLVLEASGIKKPAGPELTDAQKPPRNMSIKIHAGENLNSDSAGRPLALVVRIYKLKQDNAFQQATYNTFLNLQQEKEILGADLIEVKEVTLIPGQRYEAMEKVTQEAYFIGVVALFRAPAPQRWKVAFPAQDAEKSGIAIGLHACAISVGTGITTEGNAGANKFLSDVRCQNT, from the coding sequence ATGTTTATAAAAATATCTAGTACAACGTACTTAAATCAAATTAAGCTTGACCTAATATATGTTGAAATAATAAAATCATCAAAAATTATTTTATGTCATATTTGTTTGACATGGTTATTTGCTTTTTTTGGAAAACATTACAACCCATTCATGTCAAATGAAAAATGCAGTCTACTGATTCGAGGATTGCTACTGATCTTTACGCTCTCTACCGGAGGTTGCGCTGCTGTAGGCGCCGCTTCAGCTGTTGGTCAAGTTGCAAATCTGGTTCTTGAAGCTTCCGGTATAAAAAAACCGGCAGGCCCTGAGCTGACTGACGCACAAAAACCGCCACGCAACATGTCAATCAAGATTCATGCTGGCGAGAATTTAAATTCCGATTCGGCTGGGCGTCCTCTTGCACTGGTAGTCAGAATTTACAAACTTAAGCAAGACAACGCTTTTCAGCAGGCAACATACAATACTTTTCTTAATCTCCAACAAGAAAAAGAAATTTTGGGGGCAGACTTGATTGAGGTAAAGGAAGTCACGCTTATCCCTGGGCAGCGCTATGAAGCTATGGAGAAAGTGACTCAAGAGGCTTACTTCATTGGTGTAGTAGCACTTTTTCGCGCTCCTGCCCCTCAACGCTGGAAGGTTGCATTTCCTGCACAAGACGCTGAAAAATCCGGCATAGCTATTGGTTTGCATGCTTGCGCAATATCTGTAGGAACTGGCATCACAACTGAAGGAAATGCTGGCGCAAATAAATTTCTTTCAGATGTGCGATGTCAGAATACATAA